The Pseudomonas wenzhouensis genome has a segment encoding these proteins:
- a CDS encoding LexA family protein, with the protein MTTILGRIRPSSVRVRMIEGRVSAGFPSPADDYAETYLSLDELVNVRAPSVYLVRAGGDSLTGVGIYDGDVLVVDKAAVANQGEVVIALVGGEFTAKVLSYDANGRPVLQAANPAYPSITFQDGEALEIWGVVTDNLHSLRRR; encoded by the coding sequence ATGACCACTATCCTCGGCCGCATCCGGCCCTCATCAGTCCGCGTCCGCATGATCGAGGGGCGCGTCAGCGCAGGGTTTCCCAGCCCTGCAGATGACTATGCCGAGACATACCTGTCGCTCGATGAGCTGGTGAACGTGAGGGCTCCGAGCGTGTACCTGGTGCGCGCAGGCGGTGACAGCCTCACGGGTGTCGGTATCTATGACGGTGACGTGCTGGTGGTCGATAAGGCCGCTGTGGCCAACCAGGGGGAGGTGGTGATCGCCCTGGTTGGGGGTGAGTTCACTGCCAAGGTGCTGAGCTATGACGCCAATGGCCGGCCAGTGCTGCAGGCCGCTAACCCGGCTTACCCCTCGATCACCTTCCAGGATGGCGAAGCACTCGAAATCTGGGGCGTCGTTACGGATAACCTGCACTCACTGCGCCGGCGCTGA
- a CDS encoding metal-sensing transcriptional repressor, which translates to MQEQNFKSRDAILKRLARVEGQIRGIQAMIRRGDECEGIAQQFSAARKALDKAYQQMLVCLAEDAILSPDHSNSEKLAQVRDIFTKYT; encoded by the coding sequence ATGCAAGAGCAAAATTTTAAAAGTCGCGATGCCATTCTCAAACGACTCGCTCGGGTGGAGGGGCAGATACGGGGTATTCAGGCAATGATCCGTCGAGGTGACGAATGCGAGGGTATTGCTCAACAGTTCAGTGCAGCACGTAAGGCCCTAGACAAGGCCTACCAACAGATGCTGGTGTGTTTGGCCGAGGATGCCATTCTCAGCCCTGATCATAGCAACAGTGAAAAACTGGCTCAGGTGCGCGACATCTTTACAAAGTACACCTGA
- a CDS encoding cytochrome ubiquinol oxidase subunit I, translating into MELDPLFLSRLQFAFVVCFHAIFPVFTIGLASFIAFLEGMSFRTGDPAWERLSKFWIQVFAVVFGMGVVSGIVMAFQFGTNWSNFSYAASNFLGPVLSYEVITAFFLEAAFLGVLLFGRGKVPQGMHLLSACMVALGTFISSFWILSANSWMQTPVGSELRDGMIHVLSWSEALFSPSFPYRFMHMALASFLTGAFVVAGVSAWYLLRQREVDLNRKALSVSLWLILLIAPTQAVVGDYHGLNTLEHQPTKVAAMEGNWQRGSGVPLLLFAWPDQEAQTNHFEIAIPKLASFILTHDWEGELPGIAEVPYEEQPPVWIVFWSFRVMVGIGLLMIAFGLTGLVLRRGGRYWRTPWFLNGMRWMSITPFLAVLAGWVVTEAGRAPWLIYGVMTHAEGLTPSLTGGMALFTLIGYILVYAVVFSAGLYYLMRVLQDGLEEDLSAEATHEVERASRPLSATHVRLEQGEH; encoded by the coding sequence ATGGAATTAGACCCGCTTTTCCTTTCCCGGCTGCAATTTGCATTTGTAGTCTGCTTTCATGCGATTTTTCCCGTATTTACCATCGGCTTGGCCTCTTTTATTGCATTTCTAGAAGGTATGTCCTTCCGTACCGGTGACCCTGCCTGGGAGCGCCTGTCGAAGTTCTGGATTCAGGTGTTTGCTGTGGTGTTCGGCATGGGTGTGGTCTCTGGCATCGTCATGGCCTTCCAGTTCGGCACCAACTGGAGCAATTTCTCGTATGCTGCATCGAACTTCCTCGGCCCGGTGCTGAGCTATGAAGTGATTACGGCCTTTTTCCTTGAGGCGGCCTTCCTTGGCGTGCTGCTCTTTGGTCGCGGCAAGGTGCCTCAGGGCATGCATCTGCTGTCTGCCTGCATGGTGGCGTTGGGCACTTTTATTTCGTCGTTCTGGATTCTCTCTGCCAATAGTTGGATGCAGACTCCTGTGGGTAGCGAACTGCGTGACGGTATGATCCATGTGCTTTCTTGGTCAGAGGCGCTGTTCAGCCCATCCTTCCCCTATCGCTTCATGCACATGGCCCTGGCTTCCTTCCTGACCGGTGCCTTTGTGGTGGCCGGGGTCAGTGCCTGGTATCTGCTGCGCCAGCGTGAAGTGGATCTGAACCGCAAGGCGCTGTCGGTGAGCCTGTGGCTGATCCTGCTGATTGCCCCGACCCAGGCAGTGGTAGGGGATTACCACGGCCTAAATACCCTAGAACATCAGCCAACCAAGGTTGCGGCGATGGAGGGCAACTGGCAGCGTGGATCCGGCGTGCCGCTGCTGCTGTTCGCCTGGCCTGATCAAGAGGCGCAGACCAACCACTTCGAGATTGCTATCCCCAAGCTGGCCAGCTTTATCCTGACCCACGACTGGGAAGGTGAGCTGCCGGGTATCGCCGAGGTGCCGTACGAAGAACAGCCGCCGGTGTGGATCGTGTTTTGGTCGTTCCGGGTGATGGTCGGTATCGGTCTGCTGATGATCGCCTTCGGCTTGACCGGCTTGGTATTGCGCCGAGGTGGCCGCTACTGGCGAACCCCCTGGTTCCTCAATGGCATGCGCTGGATGAGCATCACGCCTTTCCTGGCAGTGCTGGCCGGTTGGGTGGTGACCGAAGCGGGGAGGGCGCCCTGGTTGATCTATGGGGTGATGACCCATGCCGAGGGCCTGACGCCCTCGCTGACCGGGGGCATGGCGCTGTTTACCCTGATCGGTTACATCCTGGTTTATGCCGTGGTCTTTAGTGCCGGCCTGTATTACCTGATGCGCGTGCTGCAGGACGGTCTGGAAGAAGACCTGAGCGCCGAGGCAACCCATGAGGTGGAGCGGGCATCGCGTCCGCTATCGGCAACCCACGTACGTCTGGAACAGGGGGAGCACTGA
- the cydB gene encoding cytochrome d ubiquinol oxidase subunit II gives MVPFDLSMIWAVIIAFGIIMYVLMDGFDLGVGILFPFAPDEQARDVMMNSVAPVWDGNETWLVLGGAGLLAAFPLVYSVLLPAMYIGVFLLLAGLIFRGVAFEFRFKANTSRYLWNWAFAGGSIVASFAQGAVVGAYIQGFNTEGLVYVGGPLDWLTPFTVLTGLGLLAGYALLGCTWLIMKSEGYIQDWAYKLAPKLLTAVLTVFVAISVWTPWVDPSAYARWFSSIGLIWIFPLLAGLCALQIFRSLRKRREAMPFMATMGLFVFTYLGLLVTKWPYIIPPNHTIWDAASAPESQLFLLLGLLFVIPIVLTYTAWTYWVFRGKVRAGEGYH, from the coding sequence ATGGTGCCGTTTGATCTTTCCATGATTTGGGCGGTGATCATCGCCTTCGGCATCATCATGTATGTGCTGATGGATGGCTTCGACCTGGGGGTGGGTATTCTGTTTCCCTTCGCCCCGGACGAGCAGGCCCGCGATGTGATGATGAACTCGGTGGCACCTGTCTGGGACGGTAACGAGACCTGGCTGGTGCTCGGCGGCGCTGGGCTGCTAGCGGCCTTTCCGCTGGTTTACTCGGTGCTGCTGCCAGCCATGTATATCGGTGTCTTCCTGCTGCTGGCGGGTCTGATTTTCCGCGGCGTGGCTTTCGAGTTCCGCTTCAAGGCCAATACCTCGCGCTACCTCTGGAACTGGGCCTTTGCTGGTGGCTCGATTGTCGCCTCCTTTGCCCAGGGTGCTGTGGTGGGGGCCTATATTCAGGGCTTCAATACCGAAGGCTTGGTGTACGTGGGTGGCCCCCTGGATTGGCTCACGCCCTTTACGGTACTCACCGGCCTGGGGCTTCTGGCCGGTTATGCGCTGCTAGGTTGTACTTGGCTGATCATGAAGTCTGAAGGCTATATCCAGGACTGGGCCTATAAGTTGGCCCCCAAGCTGCTGACCGCCGTGCTGACAGTGTTTGTTGCCATCAGCGTCTGGACTCCCTGGGTCGATCCGTCCGCCTACGCCCGCTGGTTCTCGTCCATCGGTCTGATCTGGATATTCCCGCTGCTGGCCGGTTTGTGTGCGCTGCAGATTTTCCGCAGCCTGCGCAAGCGTCGTGAGGCCATGCCCTTTATGGCGACCATGGGGTTGTTTGTCTTCACCTATCTGGGCCTGTTGGTAACCAAGTGGCCCTATATCATCCCGCCCAACCACACCATCTGGGATGCAGCCTCGGCGCCGGAATCGCAGCTGTTCCTGCTGCTGGGCCTGTTGTTTGTTATCCCCATCGTGCTGACCTATACCGCCTGGACCTACTGGGTATTCCGCGGCAAGGTGCGGGCGGGTGAAGGCTATCACTGA
- the umuC gene encoding translesion error-prone DNA polymerase V subunit UmuC: MFALVDCNNFYVSCERLFRPELHGRPVVVLSNNDGCAVSRSNEAKALGVKMGQPYFQLHELVERHGLIACSSNYALYADLSGRVMRTLRTMAPRIEVYSIDEGFLDLQGVQGDLEVLGRLIRARVLREVGIPVGVGIAPTKTLAKLANWGAKKWPATGGVVDLRDPARQRRLLALAEVGEVWGIGRKISARLNTMGVSTALQLADYDRKTLRRMFKRTARELAGEACFALEEGPEPKQMIACTRSFGERKYTLQELQEAVAGYATRAGEKLRGQRHLCQAIQVFIRSSPFDQRGEPYSRATCVALPYPSADTRDLVAASLAGLQAIFRPGPAYAKAGVILMDFVEPGRFTPDLFAPVPRSNSDRLMAVIDTINANQGKGTIRPARLAADQGFSMKRERLSPRFTTSWSELLQVKC, translated from the coding sequence ATGTTCGCCCTGGTTGACTGCAACAACTTCTATGTCAGTTGTGAGCGGCTATTCCGCCCGGAGCTGCATGGCCGGCCTGTGGTGGTGCTGAGCAATAACGATGGTTGCGCAGTGAGCCGCAGCAATGAGGCCAAAGCCCTGGGCGTGAAGATGGGCCAGCCGTACTTCCAGCTGCACGAGCTGGTGGAGCGCCACGGCCTGATCGCCTGCAGCAGCAATTACGCACTCTATGCCGACTTGTCAGGGCGGGTGATGCGCACGCTGCGCACCATGGCCCCGCGCATCGAGGTCTATTCCATCGATGAGGGCTTTCTCGATTTGCAGGGTGTTCAGGGTGACCTTGAGGTGCTGGGCCGCCTGATACGCGCCCGCGTATTGCGTGAGGTGGGTATTCCAGTCGGCGTGGGCATCGCGCCAACAAAGACCCTGGCGAAGCTGGCCAACTGGGGAGCAAAAAAGTGGCCGGCAACGGGCGGTGTTGTTGATCTACGCGATCCAGCCAGGCAGCGCCGACTGCTGGCCCTGGCCGAGGTCGGTGAGGTCTGGGGAATCGGTCGCAAAATATCGGCCCGCTTAAACACTATGGGCGTGTCTACCGCCCTGCAGCTGGCTGACTATGATCGCAAAACCCTGCGCAGAATGTTCAAACGCACCGCCCGTGAGCTTGCTGGGGAGGCATGTTTCGCCTTGGAAGAAGGGCCGGAACCCAAGCAGATGATTGCCTGTACCAGGTCGTTTGGAGAGCGAAAATATACCCTGCAGGAGCTTCAGGAAGCTGTCGCAGGATACGCCACTAGGGCGGGGGAAAAGCTGCGTGGCCAGCGGCATTTATGCCAGGCGATTCAGGTCTTTATTCGCTCTAGTCCGTTCGATCAACGGGGCGAGCCATACAGTCGCGCCACCTGCGTCGCGCTGCCGTACCCATCAGCCGATACTCGCGATCTGGTAGCCGCGTCGTTGGCTGGGCTGCAGGCCATATTCAGGCCTGGACCAGCCTATGCCAAGGCTGGCGTAATCCTGATGGACTTCGTTGAGCCAGGCCGATTTACCCCGGACCTTTTCGCACCGGTTCCACGTTCTAATAGTGATCGGCTGATGGCAGTTATCGACACGATAAACGCCAATCAGGGAAAAGGAACAATCAGACCTGCCAGGCTCGCAGCGGATCAGGGATTTTCTATGAAACGCGAGCGGTTGAGCCCTCGATTTACAACGTCCTGGAGTGAGCTGCTTCAAGTGAAGTGTTGA
- the cydD gene encoding thiol reductant ABC exporter subunit CydD translates to MKAITDRARKQRSRRWLARHQRAVRPLLLGAVAAGLLGALAIILQMGLMAALVHALLMKAAAPASLWPMMFWLVLAVLLRVVAQAVQERLGQYASARVRQRVRAELSALWARLGPVRLAAQPSASLSNQWVEQVDALDGFYARYLPQQWLALLVPLCLLAVVFWLDWLAALFLLFAAPLIPLFMALVGMSAERISQRHVLQAGRLAGQFLDRVRNLTSLQLFGQVGRSIASVEQATQRYRSITMETLRVAFLSSAVLEFFASVAIALVAMYIGFGLLGYISYGPSPALSLFSGLFILLLAPEFFQPLRSLAQHYHDRAAALAAADTLAELEGLEAPATKLPAELRTGDCVGIHVQGLSLGYVGRGSILRGLDLHVAAGEVIALVGPSGSGKSSMLHCLAGFVQPDAGTISIFGHTPGAQPLAWMGQRPFLIKGSWAENLRLTAPDAQPAAMHQALAAVGLVELLTAQPSGLDSPLGEGGRGLSGGQAQRLALARVWLSDSPLLLLDEPTASLDEQSEAEVVEALKGLAAAGRTLIMATHHPALIGMADRVLRLSNGSLTDA, encoded by the coding sequence GTGAAGGCTATCACTGACCGCGCGCGTAAACAGCGCAGCCGTCGCTGGCTGGCCCGCCACCAGCGAGCGGTACGCCCCCTACTGCTGGGGGCCGTAGCGGCGGGCCTGCTGGGAGCACTGGCGATTATCCTGCAGATGGGCCTGATGGCCGCTCTGGTGCACGCTCTGTTGATGAAGGCCGCCGCGCCGGCCAGCCTCTGGCCGATGATGTTTTGGCTGGTACTGGCGGTGTTGTTGCGGGTGGTGGCCCAGGCCGTGCAGGAGCGCCTGGGCCAGTATGCCAGTGCCCGTGTGCGGCAGCGGGTACGCGCTGAGCTCAGTGCCCTTTGGGCCAGGCTCGGGCCGGTGCGCCTGGCAGCTCAGCCCAGTGCCAGCCTGAGTAACCAGTGGGTCGAGCAGGTGGACGCCCTGGATGGTTTTTATGCCCGCTACCTGCCGCAGCAATGGCTGGCCCTGCTGGTGCCTTTGTGCCTGTTGGCCGTGGTGTTCTGGCTCGACTGGCTGGCGGCCTTATTTCTCCTGTTCGCCGCGCCGCTGATTCCATTGTTTATGGCTCTGGTGGGGATGAGTGCGGAGCGCATCAGCCAGCGTCATGTACTTCAGGCTGGGCGTCTGGCCGGACAGTTTCTCGACCGGGTACGTAACCTCACCAGCCTGCAGCTGTTCGGCCAGGTTGGACGCTCGATTGCCAGTGTCGAGCAGGCTACCCAGCGTTATCGATCCATCACCATGGAGACGCTGCGCGTGGCGTTCCTGTCCTCGGCGGTGCTGGAGTTCTTTGCCTCGGTGGCCATTGCCTTGGTGGCCATGTATATCGGTTTCGGTCTGCTTGGCTATATCAGCTATGGCCCTTCGCCTGCGCTAAGCCTGTTCAGTGGCCTGTTTATCCTGCTGCTGGCCCCCGAGTTCTTTCAGCCGCTGCGCAGCCTAGCCCAGCATTACCACGACCGCGCAGCGGCCCTGGCGGCGGCCGATACCCTGGCCGAACTGGAAGGACTGGAGGCGCCCGCCACTAAGCTGCCGGCTGAGCTACGGACCGGGGACTGCGTGGGTATTCATGTGCAGGGGCTGAGTCTTGGCTATGTCGGGCGTGGCTCTATTCTGCGCGGGCTTGATCTGCATGTGGCGGCGGGGGAGGTGATTGCCCTGGTCGGCCCCTCGGGCTCGGGCAAGTCGAGCATGCTGCATTGCCTGGCCGGCTTTGTGCAGCCGGATGCCGGCACTATCAGCATCTTTGGCCATACCCCCGGTGCGCAGCCGCTGGCCTGGATGGGGCAGCGGCCGTTTTTGATCAAGGGCAGCTGGGCCGAAAATTTGCGCCTGACCGCTCCGGATGCGCAGCCAGCCGCCATGCATCAGGCACTGGCCGCGGTTGGCTTGGTTGAGCTGCTGACGGCTCAACCCAGTGGTCTGGACAGCCCGCTGGGTGAGGGTGGGCGTGGGCTTTCCGGAGGCCAGGCCCAGCGCCTGGCCCTGGCCCGGGTGTGGCTGAGCGATTCGCCGCTGCTGTTGCTCGACGAGCCCACCGCCAGCCTCGATGAACAGAGCGAAGCGGAAGTGGTCGAGGCCCTGAAGGGCCTGGCCGCCGCCGGTCGCACCCTGATCATGGCCACCCATCACCCGGCTCTGATAGGCATGGCCGATCGGGTGCTGCGCCTGAGCAACGGGAGCCTGACCGATGCGTGA
- the cydC gene encoding thiol reductant ABC exporter subunit CydC, whose product MRELWPWLQHMRQWRGRLLVGALLMLLTVLSAIGLLALSGWFITATGVTALLWAAGEKVLFDIYVPGGGIRFFALSRTLARYCERVFNHNTVLGLLADLRVRHFSALAQLDGATLGQLRAAQWLNRLTADIDALDTLYLRLLAPPAVALLAIGLVCALLALAHPGLALTLLLLLLSLLLLVTVGMAVAGLRLSARRVEQLDGLRVKCIEQLQGLAELSAAACLGLHRQALLERSQQLLDEQLTLQGRVLLAQSLVLFGVLGASLLGLFAGVFAYQEGLLSGPFVVLIALALMALNEAFASLPAAFGQWGGTCAAAARLNQQVALAGRLHSPDKPDPIPEKISLSWQAVEVDHAGIAQLDLHLSAGERLAVVGPSGCGKSTLAALAARLIDPDSGQVSVAGIPLPRFDLDAWRSQVAYLTQETELLHGSIADNLLLGNPNASDEQLWQVLQMVALADTVEGFAAGLNTWVGESGRQLSGGEGRRLALARVLLRTVPVVILDEPFSGLDQVTRERIKPGLDTWLQGRTVLLLGHSADALPTADRLLRWHQLESRHVLL is encoded by the coding sequence ATGCGTGAGTTATGGCCCTGGCTGCAGCATATGCGCCAATGGCGTGGCCGGCTGCTGGTGGGCGCGCTGCTGATGTTGCTGACTGTGCTCAGCGCCATTGGTTTGCTGGCTCTGTCGGGCTGGTTTATCACTGCAACTGGGGTCACCGCATTGCTCTGGGCTGCAGGGGAGAAGGTGCTGTTCGATATCTATGTGCCGGGTGGCGGTATCCGCTTTTTTGCCCTGTCGCGCACCCTAGCTCGCTACTGCGAACGGGTGTTCAACCATAACACGGTACTTGGCTTGCTGGCGGATCTGCGCGTGCGTCACTTCAGCGCCCTGGCGCAGCTGGATGGTGCCACCCTGGGGCAGCTGCGGGCCGCCCAGTGGCTTAATCGCCTAACCGCCGATATCGATGCCCTGGACACCCTCTACCTGCGCCTACTGGCACCTCCGGCCGTGGCGCTGTTAGCGATTGGGCTGGTCTGCGCCTTGCTGGCGCTGGCGCACCCTGGGCTAGCGTTGACCCTGCTGCTACTCCTGCTGTCGCTGTTACTGCTGGTGACGGTTGGTATGGCCGTGGCCGGATTGCGCCTGAGTGCCAGGCGTGTCGAGCAGCTTGATGGCTTACGCGTGAAGTGCATCGAGCAGTTACAGGGGCTAGCTGAACTGTCGGCCGCCGCGTGCCTGGGGCTGCATCGGCAAGCCCTGCTGGAACGAAGCCAGCAACTGCTGGATGAACAGCTGACCTTGCAGGGGCGTGTGTTACTGGCCCAGTCATTGGTGCTGTTCGGTGTGCTGGGGGCGAGTCTGCTGGGTCTGTTTGCCGGGGTTTTTGCTTATCAGGAGGGGCTGCTCAGCGGGCCGTTTGTGGTGCTGATTGCCCTGGCATTGATGGCCCTTAACGAAGCTTTTGCGTCGTTGCCGGCGGCGTTTGGCCAATGGGGGGGCACCTGTGCAGCGGCGGCCCGCCTTAACCAGCAGGTGGCCCTGGCCGGACGCCTGCACAGCCCAGATAAACCGGATCCCATTCCTGAGAAAATCAGCCTAAGCTGGCAGGCGGTTGAAGTCGATCATGCCGGCATTGCCCAGCTCGATCTGCACCTGTCCGCCGGTGAGCGCCTTGCTGTAGTCGGGCCTTCAGGCTGCGGCAAATCTACCCTGGCGGCGCTGGCCGCGCGTCTGATTGACCCGGATTCCGGCCAGGTCAGCGTGGCGGGTATCCCCTTGCCCCGGTTCGATCTGGACGCCTGGCGTAGCCAGGTGGCCTACCTGACTCAGGAAACCGAGCTGTTGCATGGCAGCATCGCCGATAACCTGCTGCTGGGTAACCCAAATGCCAGTGATGAACAACTTTGGCAGGTTCTACAGATGGTTGCCCTGGCCGATACGGTGGAAGGCTTTGCCGCTGGCCTGAATACCTGGGTCGGGGAGAGCGGTAGGCAGTTGTCCGGTGGCGAAGGACGACGCCTTGCCCTAGCTAGGGTGCTGCTTCGCACTGTGCCTGTGGTGATCCTTGACGAGCCCTTTTCTGGCCTCGATCAGGTCACCCGCGAGCGCATCAAACCAGGCCTCGATACCTGGCTGCAGGGGCGCACGGTGTTGCTGCTCGGTCATAGTGCCGACGCATTGCCTACGGCTGATCGACTGCTGCGCTGGCATCAACTGGAGAGCAGGCATGTGTTGCTCTAA